The following nucleotide sequence is from Allocatelliglobosispora scoriae.
CTATTGAGGCATTAGTCGATTTCAGCCAGGCAGCTCTGGCCTGGTGCGCTACATCAAGGCGACACCAATAGCACCCAGGGCCGCCCGAGGCGAAAATGTCAAGCCATTCGTTCTCGATAGGCGGGCTAACCACGCGATTCTTAGCATTGGGAGTCTCCATAATTAGCCTCGTTGGTATAAAGGAATCTCGCCAGCCGCTGAGATAGTAATGATTTACGCAGCGACGTTTGCGGCACCGCACGCACTCGGCGATCGAATCTACGCCGCAAGACTCATCACAACTGTCGGGCATCGTCCCTCACTTCAATCATTCAACCTCGTAATACCCATCATTTCATACTCTCGCGCATTGAGTACGGGCGGACTCGCATTGTCGCCGAGCGTTATAAACGACTACTAAAATGGCTAAGTGGAGAGGCTGCTGACGTGACGCGGCCATCCCTCGACTCCATCCTACTCGGGTAGTGTCCACGCAGGAATCGGAAGCATCCTCTTGTCTACGTCGTACGGACCGGCCGAACAATGATCTTTCTAACGCCGCCGTCACGCAGCGTCACTCGCCGTTACTGAGAACAGCCCAGTCCACGACGAAGGCCTCTGGCCAGAGATCCCCGTTCTCGGTTTAGGGGTTTTCCCTATTCAATTACAACCAATAGATAAGCGGCCCGCGGAGCGCACGCTCGGCGGGCCTTTCTGTATTCCAACCTCGGAGAACGAACGCGGTGGAGTGCATTGAGTGCAGCCGCTTATAGCCTCACTTCGAGACAAACGCCTTCGCAAACGAAAGGGGGTTCCCCATGTCTGATTCGCATTTCGGCACACGGCTGTGTGCTGCGAAAACAAGGGGAATAGCGTGGTTGACGCCACTGCCAACCAATCCAATGGAATGTACGATGGACAGGCAACGGAACGGCCAGCGATCTATAACGTCAATGACCGTTCTGTCAATGATCCGACCGATAGCGGGATCTCGTTTCGCCTCGAAATTGTGGCTGTTTCAGGGCGAGAAGGCGAGAAGCTTCAGGCGATACAAGCTCGCGCCATTCGTGAAGCTCTGCTGTGGGCCATAGAGCAGCGGGCTCACAACACCAACCCTGGGGAGGGAAAATGACGGCAGTCGTACACGAAGCCGACGACACGGAAATCGGCATCCTTGACTGGCTGATGCAGATAGCCGACCAGCACCGTCCGGACGACGACGTTCCAACGATCGTGCCGGTGGCCTTCGTTGCCCGTACTTCGACCGAGGATCGGCAAGACCCTACACTCGCCATCCCAAGGCAGCTCGACAGCGTGAACGTCAAGCTGCCGCCGGGCTTCGTGATCGTGGCCCACTTCTATGACGTCGAATCCGGCCGGACGCTGCCGGACCTGCGTGGCCAGAGCGACGCGTACCAAGCCTTCGACATCCCAATACCCCGCGACGGCAGCATCGCCGACCTGCTCGCCGAGGCCCAGCGACCCGACCGCCGCTTCGTCGCCGTCGTCTGCGAATCCATCGAACGCATCGCACGCACCACCTACTACGGGACGAAGATCGAGCACGAACTCGAACAGGCCGGCGTCGCACTCCTCGCAGCCGACGAAGGTATCGATCGCGACGCGGTCCGCCCCACCGGAACCGGCGGCCCGAAAAACGCCACCTCCGTCCTGACCCGCCGGGTTAAGCAGGCGATCTCCGAGTGGTACGTCCTGCAAATGCTGGAACTCTCGTGGAAAGGCTTCAAGCAGCACACCGCCCAGGGCTGGAACATCGGGAAGCCGCCCTACGGATACCTCGCGGAACGGCACCCGCACCCGGTCAAAGCCAAGCGTGAAGAGGGCATCACCAAACACCGTCTCGTCAGAGACCCGGCCCGTGGGCCAGCAGTCACACAGATCTTCGTATGGCGAGCGCTCGAGCGCCTGTCGTACCAGCACATCGCCGACCGGCTCAACACCGATCTCGACCGATACCCGCCACCAGTGCCGGTCAAGCGGGAGTCCTACAACACCGCCATCGGTGCCTGGACTCAAACGGCAGTACGCGACATCCTCAACAATCCAAAATACGTGGGGCATATGGTCTGGAATCGGCGTAAGCGCTCACGGCCCGATCGGGGAGTGAAGGGCCGCGTCAACCCGCCCAGCGAATGGGTCTGGTCCCCGACCGTGACTCACGAGCCGCTGACCACCCGTGCCTACTTCGACGCGGGCAGCCCTGTCGGGCGATACCGGCAGGGATCACGGTCGAAGGCCACCAACAACTCCCACCCCAAAACAAAGCGCAGCTACCGATACCGCTCCTACATCAAGTGCGACATCTGTGCGCGACGGATGTTCGGTAAGACGCGCAAACGCAAGACCCGCGCCGACGACACCTACTACGCCTGCGTCACCAAGCGCGAACATCACAAGAAGGAGCTGTGGTACGAAATCCACCCACCGGCGCTGACGGTCAACGAGGACATCATCGACACTTTCGTCGCCCGGTTCTTCAACGAGCGGGTCTTCGGCGTGCATCGGCTCGACTACCTGGAAGGGCCAGCCGAGCAGCCGATCCGTTCCGACACGGAGGCCATCGCTGCGGGTCACGCCCGCAAGATCCACGAGCTGGACGCGGCCAACAGGAACCTGATCCTGTCTCTCCAGCAGATGACCAGCTCCGGTGACCCTGACATCGACGCCCAGTGGCGGACCGAGATTCAGCGGCAGTTCGCCGACAACGCGAAACGGAAGCAGGCACTCGCCGCTGAGCTTCAGGAGCTAGCCAAGGCTGCTCAGCCGAAGGGAGCCAAAACCCACGACCTGGTAGATCAGCTACCCCACGTTGATCTGAACGTGCTCGACCTGCCCGACGACAAGCAGCGGCAGCTATTTGACGCCTTTCAGCTGGAGGTCCGGTACGACCGCCACCTTCAGCAGATCACGCTGCGGGTCGCCGTACGCGCCGAGATGGTCGACGTCATCAGCCAAGCGGCGGCCGAAGCCACAGAGAGAGGCGCTGCGGTGCCGAGGCAACGACAGCCCGAACATGAAAAAATAGGGGCGGGCGCTAACGCGCCTGCCCCTATAAGTCGTTCCCATGTTTTACGTGCCCCCGGCAGGATTCGAACCTGCGCCCCCGCCTCCGGAGGGTGATCAGATCCGAGGACGCGGCGGGCACATCACCTGTACAAACGTCCGTTCTGCGTATCGCAGACCACCAACTTTGGCGCGTATTTGGCGTAGGCAGATGGAAGCTCTCTTACAGTAGGAGCGATTTCGAACGGCTATCCATTGTGCCAGCGGAGCATGTCCTTCACATGGCTAAGCAGAGTTCGTCGCCCCTTCAGCCGGCCAAGGTCTTGCAGCACCGTGGCTAGGTTGCCTCGCAGGGTGGCGACGGTGGGGTGGTCGGGGCCGTACACCTGCTCGCCGATAGCCAGGGCACGGCGCAGCAGCGGCTCGGCCTCCCCGGCCCGGCCCAGGGCTTGCAGCACCATAGCGAGGTTGCCCAGCAAGATGGCGACGGCGGGGTGGTCGGGGCCGTGGACCTGCTCGCCGATGGCCAGGGCACGGCGCATCAGCGGCTCGGCGTCCCCGTACCGGCCCAGGGCTTGCAGCACCACGGCGAGGTTGCTCAGCCGGACGGCGACGGCGGGGTGGTCGGGGCCGTGGACCTGCTCGTCGATGGCCAGGGCGCGGCGTATCAGCGGCTCGGCGTCCCCGGCCCGGCCCAGGTCTTGCAGCACCATAGCGAGCTTGCTCAGCCGGGTGGCGACGTCGGGGTGGTCGGGGCCGTGGACCTGCTCGTCGATGGCCAGGGCCCGGCGCAGCAGCGGCTCGGCGTCCGCGGCCCGGCCCAGGTCTTGCAGCACCACGGCGAGGTTGCTCAGCCAGGTGGCGACGGTGGGGTGGTCGGGGCCGTACACCTGCTCGCCGATGGCCACGGCCCGGCGCAGCAGCGGCTCGGCGTCCCCGGCCCGGCCCAGGTCTTGCAGCACCATAGCGAGGTTGCTCAGCCAGGTGGCGACGGTGGGATGGTCGGCGCCGTACACCTGCTCGCCGATGGCCACGGCCCGGCGCAGCAGCGGCTCGGCGTCTCCGTACCGGCCCAGGTCTTGCAGCACCATAGCGAGGTTGCTCAGCCAGGTGGCGACGGTGGGATGGTCGGCGCCGTACACCTGCTCGCCGATGACCACGGCCCGGCGCAGCAGCGGCTCGGCCTTCCCGTACCGGCCCAGGTCTTGCAGCACCACGGCGAGGTTGCCCAGCCAGGTGGCGACGGTGGGATGGTCGGCGCCGTACACCTGCTCGCCGATGACCACGGCCCGGCGCAGCAGCGGCTCGGCCTCCCCGGCCCGGCCCAGATCTTGCAGCACCAAGGCGAGGTTGCCCAGCGAGGTGGCGACGGCGGGGTGGTCGGGGCCGTGGACCTGCTCGTCGATGGCCAGGGCGCGGCGTATCAGCGGCTCGGCGTCTCCGTACCGGCCCAGGTCTTGCAGCACCATGGCGAGGTTGCCCAGCGAGGTGGCGACGGCGGGGTGGTCGGGGCCGTACACCTGCTCGCCGATGGCCACGGCCCGGCGCAGCAGCGGCTCGGCGCTGCGGAGCTGGCCTTGCGTTTGCAGGAACGTTCCGGCTCGGTCCAGCAGCCACGACACCGTCACCAGGTCGCCGACATCGGTGACTGCGTTGTCGTGGTTGGTAGCAGACAGGACGTGTGGGAGGAGCTGCCGCCACCGGGGCCAGTCCTCCGGCCGTCCATGCACACCCCTGGGGGCATCCGCCTGGAGCAGGCGGATCGCGACCGTATGCGGATGCGACGTCCCGGCTGCGGTCGTGGTGTTGTGGTCGGCGCGGATGCTGGCCTGCACCAGGCGGTGCACAGTGACCGTGTCGCCGTCGCGGCGCAGCAGGCTGTACGCGGTGAGAGCGCCCACCGCTTCGGTGAACTCCAGCACCGACCCCACCGCCACACCCAGCGCTACGGGAATTTGGTCGGGGTGGGTGGTGAACAGGTCCAGGGGGATCGCCTCGGGTGCCAGGTACGCGCACACCCGCAGCAGCTCCACCGCCGCCGGGTTCTCCACCGCCAGGACCTGCCACGACAACCGCCACACCGTCGCGACCGTGTGCTCATGCCCGACCACCACACCTCGCCGCAGCATCTCCCCCAATGACGACGACTCCAGCAACCCGATGTACACCGGTGCCGGCATCGAGGTGACGTCCATGTACGCCGCCGCCTGCTCCAACGCCAGGGGCAGGTCACCCAGCAACTCTGCGACCCGGTCCGCGTCCTCCGCAGAGATCCCGGGTAGGCGCTGGGTGAGCAGGGCGACCGACTCGGCCCGGTCGAACACGTCCACGTCCACCACCCGGCCCACCGCCCGCAACCCCGCCCGACGCGTCGTCACCAACACCCGACCTCCACCACCGCCCGGCGCCCACCGCCGGACCGTGTCCGAGTCCTCGACGTTGTCGAACACCAGCAACCACCGCCGCCGCCCCCGCAACACCGCATACACCGCCTCAGCCACCGCCACCGGATCACCATCGACCGGCAAGCCCAACCAGGCCGCCAACCTCACCAGCTCACCCGGGACCGCGACCGAGTCTTCGGCACGCACCCACCACACCAGGTCGAACTCTGCCGCGTACCGGTGGGCGTACTCGATCGCGAGCTGGGTCTTCCCGACACCGCCCATCCCCTTCAGCGAATGCACCGCCACCACCGACCCGGCGTCCATCCCCGACACCAGACGGGACAGCTCCCGCTCCCGGCCGGTGAAGTTCGGATTCCGTGACGGAACGTTCCACACCGCCGGCAACGCCCCCGGGAACCGCACCCCACCCGGGAACAACGGCTGCCCCGGCGGTTTCAACCGGCCAGACGTAGCACCCGCCACCAGATCAACCAGGACGCGCCGCGCCTCAACCTGCGCAACACCGAACACGTCCACCGACACGATCTGGTTCAACAGCCCCGGCCGGGGACAATCCTCCACCCGCACCACCAGAAGCTTGGACCGCTCACCCAGCGGATCAGCGGCCCACGCCGCCTGCCACTCCGCCTTGCCGTAGACGGAGGTCGTGTAGGCGGTCGACAGGACCGCGACGGTCCGCTCCGCCTGCGAGACGCCCTGGTCCATCCGGTTCACCCAGCTCGACCCCGGCACGATGTCCCACGCCTGGATAAGCACCCGGTAGCCGGCGTTCTCCAGCTCCCACGCGATCCACTCCGCCCAGCCACGATCGGCCTGCGTGTACGAGACGAAGAAATCCCACCCAGCGGCCCCACCGACATCCACGGTCACCGAACCACCCTGACAGTCAGCCGCAACACCCGGCCATCCACCAGAAAGCCACTACCGTCGATACAAACCCGACACCACCGACACCGACACGGCCGCCACTCGGCGCCCCTCGTTCCGAATACGTTCCGAAGTCGCCAGGCTGCAAGGCAACCCTGAGTCATTCACACAGGTCAGGTGGCATGCCCTTTGGTGACTTGACTCGCTCTCCGGAGGCGGGGGCGAACATTCTCGGGTGGATGCTGTCTGGTTGTCGAAATCTTCTTTATGAGTTCAAGGCGGCCGCAAGCGGTCGCAGGGCCGGATCTCGCGCACCCGGTCCCTGCCTGTGGCGTGCCAAGTGCGTGGCCCGGCCCGCACGCGACGTGGCGGAGCCTGGACCTCGACGAGGCAGGGACGATCGCTGTGGGTGGTTGCCGTGGACAATGATCGACGTCCCCGTTTCAGGGTGCTTCCGGCGATCGGCTGCCGCGCCACTGCGTGGCTTGCCCCACGACCACGTCCAAGTCGAGGTGGGAGGTGGGCTGAATGAGTGCAGAGTTCGTCTTCACCGAAAGGTGGTCAGCCGAACTCTGCCGGCGGTAGTGGTCGTGAAGAAGTTCTGGCCTGACGGAGGCTAGGCCGTCAACGTCGCTTGGGTTTCAAACGCCGCAAACCAGTGGGGTTTTCCTTCTCACGACCGAGGATATCCTCGGCATAGTCGGCCGGAATGACGCCATCCGAAATCGCCGTGAGAAGAGCGAACGGCTGCAACAGCGGGTTCCTGAATCGGTAGACGTACCGACGTTCAAACCCCTCACGCTTAAGGACGCTGCCGCGTTCAATCTCAGTGAAAGCCTTAAGATGAGCAGCAAAAGCAGGAATGTCGTAAGGACGCCCCATAATCCGCGTCATCGGCTCACGAACCGCGCTAGCCGTGAAATAGCCAAGGCGGTCTTTATCAGCCAACGCACAAGCGGCTAGAACGTGAGCAAAGAGATTGCCGGGCCTTGGGCTCTGTATTGCTGTTTGGTATTCCTTCAATAGCGAATGCCGCTCGACAACCTTTCTGACCGCTTCGTGTACGTCTTCAACCTTAACTTCATTTCGATCATCGAGGATCGCTCTTTGTGCAGCAGTTAATGCGAGGCTATGCACATAGTGAGGGAGGCCCTCCGCGAGTCGACCGATCTGGATCTTCGCTCGACCATCGATCGTCATGTTAGCGACTTCTAGTCCGCTGTCCACGATGTCCGTCAGTTCCTTTTGTGTCATACGCGGCAACTGAACCTCAATAATGGACCGCTGGATAGATTCATGCTCCCCGATAAGTTGGTCTATCGAATCGGCAACGCCAACGATAACTATCCGTGTCGCAACCGCATGGTCGGAAAGCGCCTTTAGGGTATCGGCCATCAACGACAATGAGTCGTCATCTTCAATTCGATCAAACTCGTCAAGGATGATCAGGCGATTGGGCGTCACGCCTTGAAGGAGTCGACGCACAACATCGGGCTCCGCTTTGCCGATAGCCCAATTTTCGGGAACCTCAATATTCATTTCAGTCAAGACGCGGACCCATATGGTCTTGTAGTTGTCTTGCGTCGTGCAATTAACCCTTATCGTTGGGCGCCTTTCGCCCCAAATTGGCTTAAGGAAATCTGCGAGCACGTTGGCGAGAGAGCTTTTCCCAACACCTCGTTCGCCGTATAGGAGGACATGCGTACCCGCCCGAGAAAGTGCCTCGATGATCGCCATCACCTGCTCGACGCGACCCGCGAACCGATCGCGGTTCGCAACCGGAGTGCCAGGCGTGAACACCTCCGCAAGCTTGATGTAGCGCGTAGTCTTCTCATCGGTCACACCCACGGCAACGCCCTTCGAGAACTCCTCATAGTGACGTTAAGTATGTCCTAGATCTACTGTCAACGCCAATCGGCCGCTCTAAGATTTTCGCCGCCGTAACGCCGCTGCAACTTTCATCAAGTGACTCGCAGTACATCTTAGATCAACTGCATCCGCTGTACGCTCGCGCCGTTATCCGCCAGGAAAACAAGGCTCGGGCAGAATGAGCCGGTGACGAACTCTCCTGATCCAAGCGCCGAGTGGTGGACAACCTCGGACGTCGCCGCCTTCGTTGGCGTCGGCGTCGGGACCGTGAGTACCTATCGAGCGAGGGGTCAGATGCCCGAGCCGGACATGACGGTCGGGCGTACCCACATGTGGCGACCTGGCCGGATCATCGAGTGGCATGAAAAGCGGCCCCGACCAGGTGTCGGTGGGCGCCCGGTGGCCGATCACTGACCGCCAGTGCACTGCGATTGCGTGCTAGCTCAGACCTGTCTGTGTACGCTCCGGCCGTGGGCGAGTTGGTTGTCTGGGCGCGGGAAGCAGCTGAGCAGATGCTTGCCGATGCCCTTCCGGTGCGCTGGCGCCATGTTCAAGCTGTTGCGGAGAAGGCCGGCACCGTGGCGGGCCTTGTGCCCGACGGAGACGCTGAGCTCCTGATAGCGGCGGCCTGGCTGCATGACATCGGCTATGCCGCAGACTTGGCGGTAACGGGTCTTCATGCTCTGGATGGTGGGCGCTGGCTGCGTGACGTGGGGCAGTCGATGCGGCTGGCATCGCTCGTCGCGCATCACTCGTGTGCCACGTTCGAGGCGGCTGAGCGAGGCCTCGCTGAGGTCCTGAACAGCGAGTTCGAACAGGAAGAGTCCATTACCGCAGACGCGCTGTGGTACTCGGACATGACGACTGGGCCTGATGGCCGGTCGATGGATGTTCAGGCGAGGCTCGCCGAGGTGGACCAGCGATACGGCCCGGACCACCTCGTGACGCGGTTCTGGGTTCGTGCTCGTCCGACGCTGTTCGCCGCGATAGCGCGGGTTGAGGCAGTTCGTCAGCCGATGTAGGGCTTGACCCGGTGGTCGAGCCCATGGTCGATGCGCAGCCGCATCGACGGATGGATGCTCAGGTCATCCAAGGCGGCCCGCTCGACCCATGCGACGGCCGATGACTCGTCGCTCGGTGTCGGATCGCCGCTGACGTACCTCGCTCGGAAGCAGATGGAGAACTGCTGGCGAACCTCGCCGTCACTGAACTCCACGACGTGGCGAGGGTTGGTGTAAATGCCTACCAGGCCGGTGACCTCTACGGTGACGCCTGTCTCCTCCAAGGTCTCGCGCACCGCGGTCTCAGCGATGTACTCGCCGAACTCCTGCGCTCCGCCCGGCAGAGCCCATAGCCCGTTATCGGTACGCCGGATCAGCAACACCCGGCCGTCGGCGTCCTGAACGTGCACGGTGACGGCGGGAACGATGCTGTTGGGCTTCGGTGCTGCTGGGTCGTTGAAGTGCTCGATCCTCGCCATGTGCTTAGCCTGCCACGGGAGATTCCCAGATGGGCGTTCCGCTCGACCAGACGCGATCAAAGCTGTCGGCGTAGGTGTCGAAGAGTTCGCCGGCCGAGAGGCGCCGGAGGTGGAAAACAGGGCAGTGTGCGGCGGGAAAGCCGTAGGCATGCACGTTGACCAGCATCTCGTCGTCGAACCGGTAGATCGAGTTGTAGAGCGGCGTGCTGTGGAAGCGGGCAAAGACGCCTGGGACGGTGCGGAGCTGCGAGTAGTAGGCGAGGACGTTGTGAACCTTGCTGGCCATGGCTCCGCCGATGCCCTCCTCGGCTCCGCGTTGGGCGACAACCTCCGATTCCGGGTCGCCTAGGAGGATCTCGACTCGCGTACCGGACTCGGCCTTGGACTTCAGGATCGCTATGAGGCGCGGCTCCAGCTCGGGCAGGAAAAGACCTGCGTAGACCAGGATGCCGATCTTCCGACTCGCCTGGTCGAACAGCCTCCGCCACACGTCGATCGTCACGGATGACCTGCGCGGATAGACCTGTGTGACCTCCGACTGCGCGACCTTGGCGGATCGCTCGGTCGACAGTGCATTCGGCCAGAGGTACGCCTCGCGCTCTTCCAGGAGCACGGAGATCTCATGCCGGTGCCGGGCATATGGCAACCGGTCGAGGTTGACCCATCGTTCGACGGTCTTGGCGCTGACCTGGATGCGTTCTGCCAGAGCTTCCGGGGTGATTGCTGCCTTTAGCAGCGCTTCTCGTAGACGTTCGTTCGCCATCGAAACCTCTAACGCTATGGACGTCCCGGGACGTCCTGAGGCTACGGAAGAAATCCCGAAGCTGTCCAGGAGCGGGGTGATGGTGTTCGAGCTGATCGAGAGAGAGTGGACATGCAAGACGCGGTAAGGCGCACGACCTCGAACAATCCACCGGTCCCAATCGCCAGTGGTCCATGTTGACGAGTACGCACTGAGTGCGTACTCTGATTGAAGGAAAGGCCCCGACGAGCGGCAACTCGTCGAGGCCGGTACATCAATCTCCCCTGCTTGGAGGAATGACGATGCCTGCTCAGGCTATCGCGTCGGCTCCCGCCGACGAACCGGGTCAGTGGACCTGGGAACACCCATTGGCTGCTGTGGCAGCTCGTACGTGTCGGCACCCCGAGCCTGAACGGCTCGGTGGTGTGGCGTGTACACCGTGCTGGCAGTTCGTGTTGGTAACGGACCTCGTATTCGCGGTCGAGCATGGGCTACCGCACATGGTCGAGATCGATCCGACGTACATCGATGAGATCGCGGTCGAGCGGGCGATGCGCGGAGATGCCGTTCGCCTGACTGACCTGGAGCGTACGGAGGTCAAGCTCCGGCTCACGCAACTGCGGGATCGCCGCAACGCGAAGTACCGATTCGTGTGTTCGAAGGCTGCTGTGGCTCGGCGGGGGTCGCTGTGATGCTGACTTCTACTCGGACCACGGTCACGACCTGGGCGTCGCGGATCGGTGCTCTCGCTGTCGCCAGTGTCGCCGGTTATGCGTCGTTCCGGCATATCACGCACGTCGCGTTGATGGCGGGGGAGTCGGCTCCGGTCGCGACGGTCTACCCTCTCGCGATCGACGGCCTGATCGTCGTGGGCACGATGGCGATGCTCGCGGACAAGGCCAACGGGCGGATGCCGCGCACCTCGGCAAGGTTCGCGCTGGGCTTCGGCATCGTGGCGACGCTCGCGGCGAATATCGCGTCGGCTCAGCCGACGGTGCTGGCGCGTCTCGTGGCGGCGGTCCCGGCGGCGGCGTTCCTGCTCGCGGTGGAGGTCCTGGCGCGGCAGGGCAAGCTCCGCCCAGTCGACCAGCTGGCGGAGCCGGACGCGGCACCTGTGCCTATCGCCGTGGCGGTGCTGGAGCCGGTGCAGGTGCCGTCCGTACCGGCTCCGCGTCCGGCACGGCGGGCGGCGGCCGGGGCCGTGGTTCGGCCGTCGGTGGCGGAGCAGGTGGTAGCGGTTGCTGCGAAGCATCCGGGGTTGTCGCCTGCGCAGGTGGCCGCGCGGTTGGGGATCAGCGACCGTACTGCGCGTCGGTACATGCCCAAGCCCGACCCGGTCGTGGTGGCCGGGTCGGAGCGGACACCTGACCGCCCGGAAATGGCTGTTGAGCTGCTGGAGCTTCAGCCTGTGTGACCGCTTCCATCCGGACCGAGCCTGCGGGGTCGGTGCGGGTGGTGGCTGCCACCGGGCAGACCAGTTCGGAGTGCGGGACACGGTCACCAGGCCTAGACAACCGAGCCGTGTCCCGCCGCCCCTTATCAAGGAGCACCTGCCATGTTCGCACCACCTACGGTCACTGAGGAAACGCGGCATCTGACCGCGTCCGTCGTGGTCATCGATCCGCATGCGGTGCGGGTCCTGCTGGTCCACCACAACGCGACCGGTCGCCTGATGTTCCCCGGCGGCCACGTCGACCCGAACGAGGCGCCCCATGAGGCGGCGCTGCGGGAGCTGCGCGAGGAGACCGGTCTCACCGCGGACTTGTACCCGTCCGGGCCGGTTGTTGTGCTGCCGGGGATGCGGGTGCTGCCCGTGCCGTGGTTGGTCGCGGAGATCCCGGCTCCGGCGAAGCCGGACCGTGGCCCCGGCAGGCCCGCCGAGCCCGCGCACAGCCACCTCGATGCCCTGTACCTCGCGACCGGCGACTCCCGGCGCGTGCCGGTGGCGCTGGAGTCGGAGGTCGCCACGGCGCAGTGGGTGCGGCTGCTCGACCTGGACACCCTGCCCGTCCGTGCGGAGGTCCCGGAGCTGGCGTGGGCTGCGTTCGACGCGGTCACCGTCGGTGCGGGGGTGGCCCGATGACCGCCGAGAGCACGAACGGCGACTGGGACGCCGCTCTCGCCGACCTGCTCACCGACGACGACACCAGCGCCACGCTGGTCGACAGTGCTGACCTGCCCTCGGGCGGGTGGCAGAGTCGGCCGGCACAGCGGGCGCCGATCATCCCGCCGTGGCTGCGCTCGCGGGCCGCGTTCACCGACACGATGGCGTGGGCGGCGAAATACGCCGCGCACACCACCGGCTACCACACCGTCCGCACACCCCTCTACCTCGGCAAGCTCGCCCTCTACACACCCGTCGGCGTGGGCAGGGCGGTCCGCGGCGGGTGGCGGTGGGTCCTCGACCGCGAGGGCCACCAGCTCCGGTTGGGGGCGGTCCACCAGAACGACCCGGCCGAGTACCGCAAGCTCTCCATGCAACGCGACTCCCGCGTCCGGTTCCGCGCCTGGCTGGCCGGGATCGGCGCCCTGGTCGTCTCGTGTGCTGGCGGGGTGGGGTGGGCGTCGCTGACCGACGGCGAGCAGACCCTCGCCACCATCGCGGGCGGGTTCGTTGCGGTGGTGGTGTTCGGCCTGGTGGGTCGTCCGGGTGACCGGCCGATCGCGGGGACGGCGATCGTGTCGTCTCAGGTGGCCCGGTTGGACTCCGACAGCATCGTCCACGCCCTGTCCGTCCTCGGTCTGGCCGCGATCACCGCGCGGTTGGCGAAGAACCCGCAGGCCATCCGGTTCCCCGCCCCGATCGTCCGCGACGGCGAAGGATGGCGCGCCACCATCGACCTCCCCGGAGGCGCTACCGCTGAGCAGGTCATCGAACGCCGCTTGGCCCTCGCGTCGGGGCTGGCGCGGCCGGTGGGGTGCGTGTGGCCGGAGGCGGAGCCGTCGGTCCACCCCGGGCGGCTGATCCTGTGGGTCGGGGACCGGGAGATGGCGGCGACGAAACCGGCACCGTGGCCCCTGGTCAAGGCGGGGGCGGTGGATCTGTTCCGGCCGTTCCCGTTCGGCACCGACCCGCGCGGTCGGCAGGTCGGTGTCACCCTGATGTTCGCCTCGGCGGCGATCGGGGCGATCCCGCGCATGGGCAAGACGTTCGCCTTGCGCCTGATGCTCCTCGCCGCAGCCCTCGACCCGCGCGCGGAGCTGCACCCGTACGACCTCAAGGGCACCGGGGACTTCGGAGCGTTGCAGCCGGTGGCGCACCGGTACCGGTCCGGTGATGACGACGACGACATCGCCTACGCCCTGGCCGACA
It contains:
- a CDS encoding recombinase family protein → MTAVVHEADDTEIGILDWLMQIADQHRPDDDVPTIVPVAFVARTSTEDRQDPTLAIPRQLDSVNVKLPPGFVIVAHFYDVESGRTLPDLRGQSDAYQAFDIPIPRDGSIADLLAEAQRPDRRFVAVVCESIERIARTTYYGTKIEHELEQAGVALLAADEGIDRDAVRPTGTGGPKNATSVLTRRVKQAISEWYVLQMLELSWKGFKQHTAQGWNIGKPPYGYLAERHPHPVKAKREEGITKHRLVRDPARGPAVTQIFVWRALERLSYQHIADRLNTDLDRYPPPVPVKRESYNTAIGAWTQTAVRDILNNPKYVGHMVWNRRKRSRPDRGVKGRVNPPSEWVWSPTVTHEPLTTRAYFDAGSPVGRYRQGSRSKATNNSHPKTKRSYRYRSYIKCDICARRMFGKTRKRKTRADDTYYACVTKREHHKKELWYEIHPPALTVNEDIIDTFVARFFNERVFGVHRLDYLEGPAEQPIRSDTEAIAAGHARKIHELDAANRNLILSLQQMTSSGDPDIDAQWRTEIQRQFADNAKRKQALAAELQELAKAAQPKGAKTHDLVDQLPHVDLNVLDLPDDKQRQLFDAFQLEVRYDRHLQQITLRVAVRAEMVDVISQAAAEATERGAAVPRQRQPEHEKIGAGANAPAPISRSHVLRAPGRIRTCAPASGG
- the fxsT gene encoding FxSxx-COOH system tetratricopeptide repeat protein, which codes for MTVDVGGAAGWDFFVSYTQADRGWAEWIAWELENAGYRVLIQAWDIVPGSSWVNRMDQGVSQAERTVAVLSTAYTTSVYGKAEWQAAWAADPLGERSKLLVVRVEDCPRPGLLNQIVSVDVFGVAQVEARRVLVDLVAGATSGRLKPPGQPLFPGGVRFPGALPAVWNVPSRNPNFTGRERELSRLVSGMDAGSVVAVHSLKGMGGVGKTQLAIEYAHRYAAEFDLVWWVRAEDSVAVPGELVRLAAWLGLPVDGDPVAVAEAVYAVLRGRRRWLLVFDNVEDSDTVRRWAPGGGGGRVLVTTRRAGLRAVGRVVDVDVFDRAESVALLTQRLPGISAEDADRVAELLGDLPLALEQAAAYMDVTSMPAPVYIGLLESSSLGEMLRRGVVVGHEHTVATVWRLSWQVLAVENPAAVELLRVCAYLAPEAIPLDLFTTHPDQIPVALGVAVGSVLEFTEAVGALTAYSLLRRDGDTVTVHRLVQASIRADHNTTTAAGTSHPHTVAIRLLQADAPRGVHGRPEDWPRWRQLLPHVLSATNHDNAVTDVGDLVTVSWLLDRAGTFLQTQGQLRSAEPLLRRAVAIGEQVYGPDHPAVATSLGNLAMVLQDLGRYGDAEPLIRRALAIDEQVHGPDHPAVATSLGNLALVLQDLGRAGEAEPLLRRAVVIGEQVYGADHPTVATWLGNLAVVLQDLGRYGKAEPLLRRAVVIGEQVYGADHPTVATWLSNLAMVLQDLGRYGDAEPLLRRAVAIGEQVYGADHPTVATWLSNLAMVLQDLGRAGDAEPLLRRAVAIGEQVYGPDHPTVATWLSNLAVVLQDLGRAADAEPLLRRALAIDEQVHGPDHPDVATRLSKLAMVLQDLGRAGDAEPLIRRALAIDEQVHGPDHPAVAVRLSNLAVVLQALGRYGDAEPLMRRALAIGEQVHGPDHPAVAILLGNLAMVLQALGRAGEAEPLLRRALAIGEQVYGPDHPTVATLRGNLATVLQDLGRLKGRRTLLSHVKDMLRWHNG
- a CDS encoding AAA family ATPase; amino-acid sequence: MGVTDEKTTRYIKLAEVFTPGTPVANRDRFAGRVEQVMAIIEALSRAGTHVLLYGERGVGKSSLANVLADFLKPIWGERRPTIRVNCTTQDNYKTIWVRVLTEMNIEVPENWAIGKAEPDVVRRLLQGVTPNRLIILDEFDRIEDDDSLSLMADTLKALSDHAVATRIVIVGVADSIDQLIGEHESIQRSIIEVQLPRMTQKELTDIVDSGLEVANMTIDGRAKIQIGRLAEGLPHYVHSLALTAAQRAILDDRNEVKVEDVHEAVRKVVERHSLLKEYQTAIQSPRPGNLFAHVLAACALADKDRLGYFTASAVREPMTRIMGRPYDIPAFAAHLKAFTEIERGSVLKREGFERRYVYRFRNPLLQPFALLTAISDGVIPADYAEDILGREKENPTGLRRLKPKRR
- a CDS encoding HD domain-containing protein; the protein is MGELVVWAREAAEQMLADALPVRWRHVQAVAEKAGTVAGLVPDGDAELLIAAAWLHDIGYAADLAVTGLHALDGGRWLRDVGQSMRLASLVAHHSCATFEAAERGLAEVLNSEFEQEESITADALWYSDMTTGPDGRSMDVQARLAEVDQRYGPDHLVTRFWVRARPTLFAAIARVEAVRQPM